ACAGGAattcctctgctcttatctcaTTCATCGTTTTAACTGCAGACGCTTATAGCTTCACTGGGACGCCGCCGTAACCGAACTATTAGATATAAATAACCAGTTACATGGATGTAGTTTTTGGACCTTCGCTCATGATTTATAGGCTACTATTGAAATCTGAGGCAAAAACCGGTACCATGTGTTCACTGTTTCTTATATTGTCACTGCTCGTTTTGTGGAGATCAAATCATAGTACACACAGTTTACCACATAACATTCTGGGAAAACAATTTAACATTTTAGCTGATAGATGTCAACTAATGGTGTTATTTTGAATCTTTTGAAACATCGCGTATATCTGTTTAGTTTCATGTCAGCTCGAAGGTACATGTGTCATGACACTGAATAATAATTACGCGTATCGAGATTCAGAAATAAATTATTCTTTATTAGTATTCATCACCTGTCATCACATGAATAGTTAGACAAGCACGTCCTCGAGGCAGTTCCTTTTGTCTGCTTTCTTGGATTATTTAGATTAAAAATAATCCCGTTTGGTGTGTCACTATCATTACGACACTTTTTTGGCTGGAACCTTCTTTAAGACTGAACAATGGCATGGACGGTGAGCGTCAGCGCGTAGGACGGACTGAACGCAACGTGGGGTGGACCTTCAAACAGCTGTTCATCAGTGACATACTTATTCACGGTtcgacaggtgtgtgtgtgtgtgtctgatgcgTCTCGCAGAGGAAATCTGCAGCTGTTTGTGAGTGTAATAATGTGCTAGCTGTTTcgatttgtttgtgtgatggaAATGCAGAGGATAGCATAAACATCTCTTGTTGGCTGTCCAAAGATTTGTACAGTTTGTGAAAGTCTGAACACGTAGGCTTATGCGTTCACCAGGGCATTTTGTTAGCAGTAGGCTAATTCTGATATGATCTGATGCTTCAAGTTCCGTGTAGATATCGAAGTTAGTTAATTTCCCCCATGTTGTTTGCCAGCTACATCGCCTTTAGTGGATTTTCTTGTCTGATAACTACGTCCGTCTAAGTGAACTATTTTTATGTATCGCTGACGCATTTGTGGTTGAATAAAACCACACTGCCTATCGGACCTCAGACAGGCTACACTAGTTCTCTTGAGATGGAGATGCAGATAAAAACTACTCTGGCCCTCGTTTTGGTAGTTCTGGTAATATTTGCAAAATTTACTGATGCATATTTGACCTACATTGTTCGACGGCTCCAGTATTACCAGCGATTTATGACACGCACCTTTGAAATTCCGTTGCCTGTCATTTAGAAATCTAATTAGTTTATAGGTGATAGCTCACCCAGCAAAAGTAATTACATAAGAATTTTTTCAACTCAAATGATCCACGCCCTCCAACGTGCATAGCGAGTAGGCCTACTTAGATTCAATCGCTCTCTGGGTTCTGAACAGAATCACTTCAATTCGGTGGATGTAGGTTACAGACTGTAACGGTAAAAACTATATTTAGATATAACTTCACAAAACTTTGCCATGGACATGACGAGCAATACTTGAATTATTTTAGCATCGCAACAGCTGgactttaatgttttaaatagcAGTATTATAATTTATTTCAACACACTTACATAATCCACGTAGGCCTGCTAATTTAGAAATAGGACACAGTTTAGGGGAAGTTTCTGGAAGACTCAGATAAACGGTTTAATAAGCGCGCAGTTTATTCACAAACCAACTGTgcttaattaaaaagaaatcgtAGCCTACTTTAATTTGATTAACTTACATAACAACTATCTTCATCGTGAAGAATCAAATTGACGATACTGTCGCCCTAGGGGCGCGGGGCGTTTACCGTGCTTTCTCACATCGGCTCGAGACGTCGAACCAAAGTGCATTTGTCAATTATAAAAGCCACATGAGGATTTCAAAACAGGTAACATCAGTTTTAATTGTCAAGATTTCTGGGGAAAAAATTCTTCAAGAATGTATTAAAAGCGCTGAATAAAACAGCATGATTGAAAGCCTGCTTTAATTAGttacttttaaaacaaacttttgCTTCACAGAGCATCCATTCTGCAATGATTCTGCAacagtggcacacacacacaatcacaaccacTCAGTCAAACTCCGACTTAGATGAGTGGAATTCCAGCAACCATCTCAGACTCAATGCCGCAATGGTCTTTTCCTCTTAAGATCTTAAAGTaacctgagaaagacagacatatatTTTATCACGAGCAACAGTTTTTTTAGGCCagtacaatacaacacacatttCACTTATGATTGCTGcaccttcttcttcttataATTTGtttagaagaaaaaacaaaaaacagaagggGCTGACTATAAACATGGTAAATGATTTGACAAATAGAGGGAGTCCGTACCCTTATCACCCCAGTCTGTGTTCCAAGAGTTTGCAACCAGCCAGTAGGGGGTGCCGTTCTCCTTACCCCAGCCCAGGATTTTAACGGCATGCCCTCCCAAGACTGACCCTGTCACATGCTGGTATACACcttgagagacagaggtttTGTTTGATGCACAGAAGTGTgacatagctttttttttaaacaaacactgcacTGTCTTAAGCGCGCTGTGAACATAAGATGTCGGTATGTGGTTAAGCTGCCTCATTAGTTCAGCCAAGTACAGCTATTGTCATAGTCGCATAAATATACAGAGGTTCATCtcaaagaggcttttttttttcaggcttcTGGAAAATTCACATGTCCACACCCAAAAAGCAACAACAAGAGCCAATAGACCGAAAAATCTGTGGAGGATCACGTTACTGAGATAGCTTTACCACGCtagtccagttttttttttgttttttttttgagaggtcATGAGTTGCGAGAATCAAATTTCCCTCGAGTCCTTTCTTTTCAGCCCGAAAAACTAgtgtggtgggtggggggggcagaaaaaTTCCACGAAGCCCTCAGCTTTTCGGGGTTTTACCACTGAACCCCTTCTTAACTTCCCCatgtttactgtctgtgtgtgattgagcCTAGACTAGAGTTTGATCTTGTCtgatgtgcccccccccccccccacccccccccggTCTTGGGTTAGGCGAACCTGTCTTGTAGAGCAGGAAGTCTTCATAGACGGTGAAGGCCGCCTCCACGGGCCCATTCTTATAGATCTCAGCCATGATTTGTTGCTCATTTGAGGGGATGCCATATGCCGTCTTTCCTGTGGGGGGGCAGCAGAGAGGTTAAAAATTGCAGGCGTACTACCACCAGACTTGTAGAAGTCATACGGTGTCTGTGTTAGGAAATATAAAGCCACAGCACAGATCCGACCCACATCAAATAGGTATTTGAAGTGTTTGAACAACTGGACCCTGTCCCAGTTCTCTCCATTGCTTTCCTTTCCGATGGCCTTGCGGTTTTAATTAACATGATAAATGACACTGTTTTCATGAAGGCCCTGTGAGGCATTAATGTAATCTTAGGTAGGTGGTAACTTTAAAGGAAATAAGACACAAGGTAAAGAAGATGTATGGGATTTGCTGGCACAGGGCCCAGTCACTTAAATGCTTCAAATTCTTCTGTGAATACTATAGATGATGaggataatgatgatgatggtgacaaCGATGAATTCCAAAACGTATATAAATAGAGTACTAGCCGGTGTCCGCTGGCACACCGGCTTTGGTCTTTCGTCATTACAAAATGCTGACTCATgattttaatcatgtttttaaGTCATTTGCATTCAATGATTCCATTCTGATCCAATCATTAACATAAGTATGTACACAGGCTCTCCTTAGGGGAATGTATATGCAGTGTAAAGCCAGTAAGACCTCAGTTACCGAAGTGTTTGTCTTTGGGATAGGAGAGGGTGtatccagacacacactgtttgtCACATTTCGGGGTGTCCTGCTCTCCAGAGCAGGGGGGGCGTGACCCGTTCACATGGTGCTCGCAGGGTGCAATAGTATAGGGTCTGCAGCCTGCACCATAAACAGGTAGACAAGTCACATGATCAGAGGGAAACAAAGAGGAAGTATtgtcaaaagattaaaaaaatgagagacTGATCACAGATAGAGTGGAGGAAATTGCAACAGGTCCACCCTGTGGTTAGACACAAAGCATTAAAGGAGAACGTTGCCATTTAGAACTGTCATCTCTGGGGTTTTTCAGTACTTCAGagtgtcagtcaaacactttAGATTACTGCAAAGAAGGGTGTTCAAAAAAATTCTGTCGACAGCGTAATTGCAAAGAATCAACTGTTAAAGTGGTCCACCTCTGTACGTTCGAGTACACTTCACTTTTGTGGTGAAAAGTGACACGGACTTATGGACTTTAAAACTTTATGTTGGCCAGTGCGTCAAAACGGCATTATTCAAGTTATCCAGGATTATGGTCGAAGAAATTCATCACAATGTAATAATGGAGGGCATGACGAGGTCCACGCATAGATCTAAAAAACTCACCGACGTTAGACTGATAGAGTCCACCAGTTACGAGGCCGGTCTTGGCCCAGTAATCCCAGGCTGAGGAGGGATATCCTCCAAAACACCTACAAAAGAACAACAAGCCATCGAATGAGCCAAAGGgatatagagaaaaaaaaaatgactcggAAGCAggtggacagagcagacagagcagtaATGTTTCTATGTTTCCgtagaaacattaaaaaaatgcacaccCCATGCCACAGTCCTCGCAGCAAGTCAGCAAGTCCTCAGCAGAGACCTCCACAGACACTTTGCCGGCACTAAGGATGCAGATCCGGTCAGACATGGCTTCAACCGCTCCAAAGGCCTAagaccagtgacaaaaaaaccaaaaccacagGCGCCATCAGGGTGTTGATGTCTACCTGCTGCAGTGTGGATGgctggtctgtgtttgtctgctgcACTGTAGAGTTTTTGTCTGCTGTAGAGTGGATGTTTGTCTGCTGTGATGTGGAGGTTCGTCTGCTGTGATGTGGAGGTTTGTCTgttcaatgtttgtttgtttgttttcctgctaTGCTGAAGATATCTGGGTCTTACCCAGCAAGACCCACAGGAGCCCTGGTCACGGATCTGACTGATGGTAGGGCATTTAGGCCACTGAGTCCTTGCATCAAAATTTTCAGGCAATTTAATGTCTTCAGTACTCTTTGGCCTatagtgagtgagggagagagagagagagagagagagaggaagggagagagagagagggagagaaatcaaCATTACCTAAGTACATATTATGCATACTTAACAATATATTTCATtcaattgttttctttttttttttattcagtaaaTCACTTACAGCTCAGGAAGCTTGGGGCCCTTCAGCAGAGTTCCACATAAGGTCTTGATGTAGCTGTAGTCAGCATTGGGGAAGTTGATTCCTGCCTGtgggtgggggaaaaaaaagaacatgagcgggaaagagagaaagaagcagaggaagagaaaaagaatgtagGTCGTGTGCAAGACAGGTGTGTCTCCACCCAAATTtccccctgtctttctttctgcctcagaaaatgattcatttctGTGGTGCAGCAACATCTGAACAGCGTCATACAAAGCATTAACTGCAGCGGTGTAAACTCACGATTCCGCTGCATTTGCCCTAAAACTGCCGAGTTCCTAAAAGGTGCGCTTACCGTCCAGGTAGTGTTGGCCTTGTTGATGTAATTGACCGCATCCTGTGACAGCCCAGAGAGGCGTGGCTTCGCGTAAGTGATTGACAGGAGCGCGAGAAAACACAGTAGGCCGAGTCGCGGCATTCTGCAACgcacaaaaagagaaacttaCAACTTTACACTCGGTCATTGGACATAGAATCACAAGCTATGCGATTTTCAGGCGGTTTGGCATCCGTATGGTAAGAAAGTgcagttctgtctttgtgtaggCTACCGACAAATGCCGCAAATGCGAATACCGCAAAAAGGTGCACGTAACCTATACAGCATCCTATAAGAGTGGTCAAACACCTGTGAAACCGTTTAAACCACTGAGATAAATCTGTCAGAGACGCATCAGATGAAAGAAGAagttgaaaaaggaaaaaacgaATTACTTTTCGTTTATAGTGAAATGCCCACTCGACGAAATTTCATCCAGATGATGGCTAGCCATTGCTGGACGCGCTTATGGCGGCGCTTTCTGTAACCTGGGAGACTAAACAGTAATCACGTTGACATAAAACCTGCGATTTCTCCACATAGTACGTGAGGATCTTGTTTGGTTTTGTAGGGGTAGTCCATGTAAAGTTAAGATTTCACATGGAAATAGTTTACGCTATAATAAGATTTGTTTATCAGAGGCAGTAGTTCTTTTTAAGTGGTCCGACGGCCCCCCTCTGGTCTTGTCAAAACAGCGAACAAGAGTTTCCCCCTGACACTGTCCGCTTAAGATGGTTCCCTCGGGATCTCAGGTCCGGTAGTTAAGCTACTTTATGAAagtgtgtgggaaaaaaaaaaaaaaacactatgaaAGTCACTGAACTAAACTGAGTTAAATTGGATCAAAAATGTCCAGCAGAGAATGTTACACTACATTCTCCAGCGCATAATATACTGTTAAGGCCACGATGTTGTACAAATGCTAAATTATGTATGGTAGGCTTggcaagccttttttttttaaaattaattattaCATTTGAAGAAGTAATGTGCTATGCATTTCCAGTTGTGCGTATCTGCACAGGATATTTGCATTAAAATACAGTGAATTTTCACCTCTCACCTTTCACCTCAGTTCATTTACCTctttcttaccccccccccctttttaagACACTCAGAgagtgaattaaaatgaaaagacagaacCTAATTAATTTCTTCGATAGGAAAGATTAAGTTGCACCCGCAAAGTGttttaatacaaaacaaacatcagacaAATCATTAatacaaagaaaagcaaagttATTCACCTGCTCAGTTACGGATCAC
This sequence is a window from Chanos chanos chromosome 4, fChaCha1.1, whole genome shotgun sequence. Protein-coding genes within it:
- the LOC115809624 gene encoding cathepsin B-like, which translates into the protein MPRLGLLCFLALLSITYAKPRLSGLSQDAVNYINKANTTWTAGINFPNADYSYIKTLCGTLLKGPKLPELPKSTEDIKLPENFDARTQWPKCPTISQIRDQGSCGSCWAFGAVEAMSDRICILSAGKVSVEVSAEDLLTCCEDCGMGCFGGYPSSAWDYWAKTGLVTGGLYQSNVGCRPYTIAPCEHHVNGSRPPCSGEQDTPKCDKQCVSGYTLSYPKDKHFGKTAYGIPSNEQQIMAEIYKNGPVEAAFTVYEDFLLYKTGVYQHVTGSVLGGHAVKILGWGKENGTPYWLVANSWNTDWGDKGYFKILRGKDHCGIESEMVAGIPLI